In the Pogona vitticeps strain Pit_001003342236 chromosome 2, PviZW2.1, whole genome shotgun sequence genome, TTGCCATAGAATTCCTCAGTTATATCCAAGGTTGCCCTTTCATGCTTGGAAGTCTTTTGATTCAATAGAGACTTCCACTCAAAGAAGTGGAATGAGGTGATttctgtcttcccccccccttccattgaGCAACCCCCTGTGACCCTCCACATCCACTCCAGaggaacatccttcagaacaGCATGGGAGGTGACTGGGGACGAGGGATCCAGAAGGAAGAATCTGTAAATATCAGCAGGAATTCTATAGAGATTTTACTGCAGATGATGAATTGCGACTAATTAGTAAAGTGCTGGCTCCATGCTTGTACGTGTAACAGGTACACAACCAGGCATACAGCTGGCActtcattaattagctgcaatttgccactgtgacttATATATGTTCACTTACCCAACAGTAAAATccgaacaggattttggccaatatgtccCTCTCGATTCTACAGACATACTTCGGTTTACGAACGCcttggttaacgtaatttttggtttacgaagcAAAATCCATGGAAAATAATTCCTCAGTttacgtttccccccccccccattttttttcaaagtacagtacgtATGAAGAAAGttcccccaggatgcattgtgcctagAGGTTTGTAGCGCTGCTCCCGTTCCTATGGCAATTGGcgtttcagtttatgaattttcCGCATTACGTAATGTACCGAacacattaaattcgtaaactgaggtgTGCCCGTATTCAGTTTAGCAAAGGCCAACAGGAACAGAAAGACAGTATAACTTGAGGCTTTTCATGTAGCTCAGTGGATTGGAACACCTGTCTACACAGATATGGGCTGGACATCTAAATCCCCATTCTGCATCCCAGGACAGGGGCCAGTCCAGATCACCCTggagtgtgtgtggctgatggagtGGGTACTGTGCCACTCCAGAACAAAAGGGAGCTACTGATTGTTCCCAAACATCTTCATAGCAAAAATCACATTGCATGCATAAAACTTAACATATCAGAGAAAACTGTGTGGGCCTTCTCACAGACAGTTCCCTTTTCAGCCCTTCTTGGTTTGAAACACAGGTAAAACAAGCATCTCCTATTAGTAATCTCAGCTACAGAATGGATCCGGAGAATCCACTGCTGTGCGGTTCGTTTTTATTCACTTACACACATGCAAATTCCACTGAGTCAATGAGTCTGCTCAAGCTGGGACTAGCAAGAGTATACTGACTTAGATACGTAAACTacaatttatgaaaaaaaatatttctggaatACAACCTCCCAAATCTCCAGGTGACTGTGTTTGCTGGGAGTTGCTGGGAATTTTAACTGCAGACATTTAGTATTTCAAAGTTCAGGTTTATATTGGGGGTTTAAGTCGGCCTTTTCCTGACAGTATAGATTAAACTATTATTAAATCAGTTGTTCCAACAGAAGGCAGGACTAGAGCCAATGGGCGGAAATTGTTAGGAAATAAGTTTTGATTCCTCCTctaagaaattatttatttaatttgcctTGATTCAAAAATCACACTGCACTATCCCCATCCGCCCATGTAGATCGACAGTCCCTCTCTTCCACAAAGGAGGAAAAGTGGAAAGTACATCAAGTTGTGATATGTATGTATAAGCGAGtggcttgtgactggagctgcTCATTTAGCATAATCCCAAGTAGAAAGCAATGACCACAGACTGGCCTGGCagaaaattaaatcaaaataatCAGAAGGTGGTGGCTGTTTACCTCCCAAGACAGCATGATAAATGACAGCTCATAGCAGGAGGCAGAGCTGCTacaaattatttatgttttcaCAAAGCTAAACAAAACACAGCGTGGGTTGGGAGGTACAATCAAAGCTTTGTACACCATCCAAAGGCGTTTGCCATCTCCAGTAACCAAACCCAGTCATCTTGGAGACACGACTTGGTTTGACGGATCATAAATCTCACCCCAGATAAGAAATTTCCATAGGTTTAACTATATGAATTTTCTTCTAAATCCCAAGTCTATCATGGAGGTGTCATCAAACATGTGAAAATTTAACCATGGTTTTGGGGCCACAGTTTTAGTATCACCATGGGAAATGTGAGGTTTGCCagtcatttttccccccagaagacACAAGCTTTGGCAACACTCGGGAAGATGGGGTCAATCCTAGGCCCTGCTATGAAGACCCTCTTGTTTCCTTGCAGATGTGCAGTTCACACTTTGGTAGAGAAGGATTTCTACCAGAACAGTAGACATGTTCTCAGATGGTCACAGAGACAGTGGTACATTGAATTATTACTCTAACCAGAGTAGACCTCCTGGATCAATGGGACTTGCATTAAGCGTTGAGTGACTTCACAAAATCCCATTAATCCAATGGACTTGCTCTAGCTAGGAATAACAATTATATGTTCATAATGTCCATATAAGATCAGATAATGTAGCATCATTCCATCCCTTTCATTAATTATCATTCTGATAAGGTTTTAAGACACCTGTGCTATCTAGCGGTCCTCTTTATACACTGGAGAAAATGAAAAGCCATTAAGCAACCCTGTTTTGCATGTATAAGATTTCAACATTCATTCCCTTGTGTCTTCACACCAAATACAATTCGTAGTGGACAGAGAATAGAGAAAACCTCCTTTCTGTTTGGAATTTGGAAGTAGCAAGAAATCTCCTCCAGATTTGTAAATGTAAGTAGTTTGAGTGTTAAAAGATGTGGAGGAGAGGCTATCACCCATTTAAAAGGGGAATCAACACTTCTGGACGTTTCCAGTAGCAGCAATTCGCCttttttgctggaaaaaaagtGGGCAGTGGTCTCGGAGATATCAAGGAGCATCAGAAACAGCCTTAGAGGTATACTGCGGCCATCCCTGGATCAAGAtggagcacaattcaaagtttgTGGTCCCCCCGGCTAAATTACAGTTTCCAGAAACCCTCAGTCAGCCGTGGTCATGATGTCTATGATGGGGATCAATAGTCTCAAGCAGTAATTTCCCAAACTCTAATGTCTGAACTGGAATTAAAAAGGGGGGCTTGTTCTTTTCTGCACACTCCATAAGggcctgaagaagaagaagaagaaattctgcCAGGTTGTCAGCTTCCTTGAAAGATGGGGTTGGAGGGCAACCTAGTAATCAAACCAAATTAAAAATgagtttaaaatgtaaaacagataacattatgaactgctggatagctcaggagcttaggtatctggttgtgcactgtgagttcgattccccattgtgcctctctGACAGAGGTTAGAACTCAACGATCCATAGGggcctttccaactctgcagttctaagatgacaataacccagattaaaatacagttgaaatatacagtatatccatagGTACAGGCTGTAGGTATGACTGGTCAGTGCAAACCATTTTATTTAAACCCTTTAAGAAAATTGCAGTAATAATATTTGTCTGAGACTTCAGGAGAAACTGAGAGGCTTGCTATGTGGGTGTTTATTACACTCTGAAGCCCCTCGGTGCCATACCTGGGATCGCTCTGAAAAACATCAACTGCACAATGTTCTTGTTAGAGCATTCCAACTGCCCCTAATGGAGACCAAACCATCGCAGAGGGCTGTCCTGGAGCCTACTGTTTATTTAGAATGATTAGGATTAGTCcaaataaatatgattttttttgttgctgtgcGATCGTCTAGATTGCTTCAGTGTGGGATTGAGAGGAATACTCTTCCTACACATCAGAGGTGATGTGTAGAGGTGAGTGTAGTCTGGATGTGACTGTGATGGCACCTACtttgaaacaacaaacaaaaagcactCATAACTTaattttttcattaaaataaactCTTCCACTATTGTGTTGCATCGCTAAATCACTATGTCActtaccaatttttttaaaaaaaaggataaaaagagAAATGCGGGGCTGAAATATGGCACTCTGTACCCCACCACCTTTTGTGTGTATAAAACACCAGCATTTAATGCGCACCTGCAAGCAAATGGAAGCAGGCTGTTTCTCAACCAGCTCATAGCTACTGCAAAAGAAAAgacaggaggcaggcagggagtgAGAAGAGGAGGGGCATACCATGAGCAAAACAGACCAAACCAAAGTGATCTAACACCGAcatccctctagtggctagttctagtaatgcatttggaaaaaaaaatcagttttccccCTTTaccattctatctatctatctatctatctatctatctatctatctatctatctatctatctatctatctatctatctatctatctatctatctatctatctatctatctatctatctatctatctatcgttcactattatccacggtttcagtatccacaggggagcttggaaccaatccccagtggatatgggggtcctactgcattCACAATTATTAGCAACAGAGTTATCAGAGGTTACTTACATCCTTAAGACTGCTGTTGTCCTCCGCCTCCCAACTGCTCTTGGCTGAAAATGGCAGTTCTTCTCTGAGGACTTGAGCACTTCGGTTTTCATTCCCCTCCAGCAGTCGGAGAAACTCCTTGAAGGTGTCTTCCCACCGCAAATAGTCTCCCAGCTGCTTAATGTTGTCAGGAAGCGAGGAGAGGCGTGGCTCACTTCGTTCTTCATAGATATAAGGAAAATCTCCTGTGCTCTTTTTCCCCATGAAATGCCCTGGCAAAGGAATCAGAATGCCTTTAAATTGGCACAAATGAACATCAAGGAACACCTACATTGGATGAGACTGTATTCGGGTTAAACCATATGATaggtttagcatgtttttagAAATGTGTGCCATTTTCCTCACCTCCATATTTTGCATTTAGTTTACTTCGGAAAATAAACATGGGCTTAAACTGCAATCCTAACTGGCAAGACATGCATCCTGCAGTGCAAGGGGAAAGAGGCTAATTTTTAGCTGCTCCGCTGCCACTCAGGATGATCACCGCTCCACTGCAAATGATGCCATTCATTCTTCTCTAAATgtaagattgggggggggatgtctggGCAAAGAGAAAGCACACCAGTAAAACTCCACTTTTATttcaaggaaaataaaacatggttCTAGTTCTCATGACTGCAAGGACATGCTTGAGAGCATACCAACCATCCTCAGTTAAATCTCTTAAGCCAAAGAGACGGTCATGGAATAAAGCAGTTGTTCTCAGCCTTGAGTCttcaaggtaaggtaaaggtaaaggttccccttgacaatttttgtccagtcgtgttcgactctagggggtggtgctcatccccgtttccaagccatagagccagcgttttgtccgaagacaatcttccgtggtcacatggccagtgcgacttagacacggaacactgttaccttcccaccgaggtggtccctatttatctacttgcatttgcatgctttcgaaccgcttggGTCTTCAAACAACTCCTAAAAACCCTGGTCAGggcagctcatggtgaaggcttctgggagttttagtccaagaacatctggggacccaaggttgggaaccactggcacaAAGCATCTGTATACTGCACTGttctttaactctctctctctcacaatcAGAAGCAGAACTTATTAAGAAGCAAATGCAACCTTTGTGGTATTCATTCCACAGAATTCACCTTCTCTTGGGAGTGGAACCTTGGATGAGTTCTGTTTTTCCATTACTGCAGAGGGTAGGTGGCCCTGACTGCAATCAAAGAAGCTCTAAAGGGAAAGTTAAGCTTTTAGATCTTTCTTCTtcaccttcctcccttcctccccatgTCCCTCTTGAAACCTATTGCCCCTCCACAAAATGaatccattttgtttttaaaataaaagttagcCTCTAGAAATAGTGAATATTGTTGTGCAAACCTTGAATCCATCCTTCATAAGCTCTTGTTCATCTCACTGTTGCCTGGGATGTGTATAAACCGCACCTAGAAACTGTCTAGGGTGTTGCTTCCAGGTGGAAATCATTCATTCCGTGAATAATCTGCAGCTTGTTTTGTTGCTTTGCAAATCTGCATGTAGgaaatctgttgttttcttgtacTCATCCAAGCCTGGAATGCATTTCTCAAAACTGGGACCCACATAAGACCACACCCTTACACTTTGTGCTTAAGCGAAAAGCTGTCTTGGAGGTACTGATTTCCGTGCTAAGGCTGCTGAAAGTGGATTCAAATTCACACTTTCCTCTTGGTGGGAATCCACTCTAAATAAGGCATGGTTGTTTAAGGGTGTTAAATATCAGTCAGTCATC is a window encoding:
- the GRP gene encoding gastrin-releasing peptide, with the translated sequence MARPESPLLRKTRGLFSLLGLFAFALLLDGRSGSAAPLQGNEGAPPMAKIYPRGSHWAVGHFMGKKSTGDFPYIYEERSEPRLSSLPDNIKQLGDYLRWEDTFKEFLRLLEGNENRSAQVLREELPFSAKSSWEAEDNSSLKDMLDYLVQAMDRKETSPS